The Cellvibrio zantedeschiae genomic sequence ATGTTTGCCACTATGGAAATACGTTTGACGAAAGTGGATTGCGCGCGTTTGTTCGTGATAAGAATTATGCAAAGAGAGATATGGCGTGTGATGACGGAGTGGAATACACATCAACAGTAGGCATGTATAAACCCAATGCTTTTGGCGTGTACGACATGATTGGTAATGTCAGCGAATGGGTTGCAGATTGCGATCACGAAAATTACCAAGGTGCCCCCACTGATGGCTCAGCATGGATTTCAGAAAAATGTTACATGCGCTCACGCAAAGGCAACACTTATGGATCAAACGGTGGCTCGCACATAAGCATGCGTGGCCACGGCGGGCAAAATAATCGTTCAAGCTTGGGGGAAGGTTTTCGTATTGTTGAAGATATGGAAAGCGCTGATAGCTGCACCACCCTATCTTCATCGTGCAAAAAAATCAAAGACACTAGTAAGGAGTTTGAAAAAGAATTAGCGGAAGCACAAAAGCGTGTACGACAAAAATAACATGTATCCAACATATCTCTAAATCGCAAGCATAAAAAAGCCTACCACTTGGTAGGCTTTTTAATTCCCACTATCAAGCCGGTTTAAAACCCAAAAACGGATTAATCAATCTACCCAAAAATCCTGTCACTTTTACCGGCGCTTCCACTACGGATATACACAAACAATCCTGATTTTGGGTAGCTGTAGGGCGATGAATTTCGCCGGGTGTGCGCACTAAAAAATCACCTTCGCTGTAAACACCATCTTCATCAGAAAAGCTACCGCACAATACCATGGTAACTTCTAAGCCTCGGTGATCATGCTCCACCACTTTATTGCCGCTGGTAATTCGTTGGAAAGCCACTTCATAGATTTTTTGACCCGTCACCAAACGCGCAAACTTTAAGCCTTTGGAAACACGCTCCCATTTTAATTTTCCATCGCGCGGCAGCAGTTTTGCGATAACTTTGGGAATTGATTTAAACAAGGGATCGTGTGCATAAGAAGAATGTAATTCTTGTTGTTGAACTTTTACTTCCTTCACATGCTGATCCACACCAGATTCCTGACCGCGAATACGCGTCATCAATTGCGCGAAGCTATCGGGCTGAACCGCTTCTGCAACGCTGTGAGTTAAAATCGAGGCGCCCAATTTATTGAGATGCTCAACGCGTTTGCGGCAATGTGGGCACACTTGCAGGTGTGCACAAACAATCAAACTCAATGCTATAGCAAGGCTACCACTTGCGTATTCCGTAAGGAGATTATCGTCGGGGTGATGATTAATCATTGCCATGCCCCCTTATTTTTCTCTGCTGTTTTTTCCGCATCTAGAATAAGTGTTTGCATTTTTTTTAATCCGATTCGTACACGGGATTTTACTGTACCTAAAGGCAAGCCCGTTTCATCCGCGATTTGTTGATGCGTTTTTCCCTGCATATAAACTTGCGTCAGTACCTGGCGCTGTTCAGGTGGAAGCTGGATAAAAGATTTATCAATCAAGGCTTCATTACTGGATTGCTGCAAATAGACAAAAGCCTGGTCGTCATCCGCCTCGTCCCAAATATCGTCGATATCAATTACTTCCCTATCAATTGGAACGCGCTGATTGCGACGCATTAGATCGATTCGGCAATTACGCATGACGGTATAAATCCAGGTCGATGCTGCTGCTTTAGAAGCATCATAGGTAGGTGCTTTTTGCCAAACCTTAAACATAACCTCTTGTACCACCTCGTCGGCAGCATCAGCAGGGAAACTGCTATTTAGGTTGCCCAGGCAAAAGCCTTTTATCAGCGGGGCAAAATGGGCAAAAAGTTCAGCAAATGCCTGCTCATCGCGAGCTTGGCCGACCCGCTCCAGGGTTTTGCTCCAGGTGTCGTCGCGCTGCCGTGCGGGCCCGCCAGGGGAGGACCCACTATGGGGAATGGAAATCATAGGTATTTCGTCCAATAGACTTATGGGCTTTCTACGCCGTGGCAATAATTTCGGATCACTGCGCTTTAAGTTAATTCCAATGATCCGAATTGGCGTCTCTTGCGTAAAACCACCAAGATCGAAAAAATCCCGGCCAGACATTTAAGTAGAAACAAATCATAACAGGGCGCAACATCATGGAACTACAACAAGCTAATCAATCTACATCCTCCTTGTTTGATATTGCCCAGTTCAGACAAATCTACAAAAAATTTAATGCTGATACGGTTCGGAAATTACCCGACATTTACAGCCCAACCATAATCTTTAAAGATCCGGTTCATCAAATTAACGGGATTGCAGAGCTAAGCGATTATTTTGCCAGTTTGTGCAATCCCGAGATGCAATGTGAATTTGAAATCACTAACGAAATTGCATCAGACAACCAAGCGTTCTTTCAGTGGAAGATGCACTACCAGCATCCTCGGCTAAAAGCGGGTACACCCTTGATACTCGACGGCGGCACACTGATTAAATTCAATACCAAAATTGTGTACCACGAAGATTTTTACGATATGGGCGCAATGATTTACCAACATATACCTATTCTTGGTTGGGCAGTAAAAAAAATTAATGCTCGCATTGCAGGACAAAGCTCGTGAATACAATTACTGGCCGTTGCATTTGGATTACAGGTGCAAGCTCCGGCTTGGGAAAAGCACTTTCCCTGCAGTTAGCCGAGGCAGGAAACTTTGTTATCGCAAGCGCACGCTCGCAAAGTGCTTTGGCAAATTTAGCGGCGTTATACCCTGGAAAAATAAAAGCATTGCCTTTGGATGTAGGTCGCAATTTAAATTTACAACAGGCAGCAAATCAGGTCCGTGAAATTACTGATTATCTCGACATGGTTATTTGCGCTGCGGGAATTTGCGAATACGAAGATGATCTTAATTTTAATCCTGACATCTATGAACGCACTATAGATATTAATTTTCTCGGTGCAGTACGCATTTTTAATATTGCACTCCCCTTGCTAAAAAATGCCCAGATCCGCCCGCAGTTTGCCGTGGTTAGCAGCCTATCTACTTGCGTAGGCTTTCCACGCGCAGAAGCTTATGGCGCATCCAAGGCGGCTTTGAATTATTTTATGCAATCGTTACGCGCCGATTTTTCCAAAATTGCACTGGATTTAAGTTTGATTCGCCCCGGCTTCATCTCAACCAAATTAGTTAAACACAATGATTTCCCTATGCCGTTTATGATGAGCCCGGAAACAGCAGCGAAACGCATTATTAAAAAGCTGGGCGAGCGTCGCTTTGCAATCGATTTTCCCCATCGCCTGAGCTGGCCGCTACAACTATGGGGACATTTTTCTGGCGTTTGGTGTAAATGGGTTGCACCAAAGCTAACACGACTCCATCAATGGTAATTAATTTTAGCGAGACTGTTCGAGTGAAAAAAATTGCAATCATCGGCAGCGGGATTTCCGGATTAACTGCCGCTTACTATCTTAATAAACATTTTGATATTTGTTTATACGAAGCAGATTCCCGTTTGGGCGGTCACACCGCGACAAAAAAGGTTCACGTACAAGGACAAGATTATCTAATTGATACTGGCTTTATTGTATTCAATGATTGGACATACCCTAACTTTATTCATTTAATGAACGAACTAGGTGTCGAATCCCAAGCAACTGATATGGGATTTAGCGTATTTAGTCCCGAACAACATTTTGAATATGCAGGCACCAACTTAGCCACATTATTTGCACAAAAACGAAATCTATTTTCTCTTAAACATTGGCGCATGTTGCGTGACATTGTGCGCTTCAACAAAGAGGCAGTTATAGATCTGGACGAGGGAAATTTGGCACCCAACGAGAGTCTGGGAAATTATTTACGCCGAAAAAATTATTCCGATGCATTTGTTGAACGTTACTTAATCCCCATGGGATCCGCTATTTGGTCTGCAACTCAAGGCGTTATGCTTGCGTTTCCTCTGGAATTTTTTATTCGCTTTTTCAAAAATCACGGACTGCTCAACATCACTAACCGCCCGCAGTGGCGAGTAATAAAAGGCGGCTCTTTCGCTTACATAGATCCACTGACCAAAAGCTTTAAAGACAAAATAAAACTTAACAGCCCGGTCACGCGCGCTATTCGTAACAAGGCGAGCGTTAGTATTATCTGCAATGGCGAATCAAATGAGTTTGATGAAGTTGTGTTCGCCTGCCATTCCGACCAGGCTCTGGCCATACTGACAGATGCCTCCGATGATGAACGTACCCTATTAGGCAATATCCACTATCAAAAAAATTCCGTTGTATTACATACAGATACCCGATTATTACCACAACGAAAAACCACGTGGTCAAGCTGGAATTATTTATTACAAAGAAATAATTCCCTCCCGCCGATTCTTACCTATTCAATGAATATTTTACAGGGTATCAAAAGCGCTACAGAATTTTGCGTAACGCTCAATGCCGACGACAAAATTGATCCACAAAAAATTCTGGGTAAATACGAATATTCGCATCCAGTATTTAGTCAGGAAGCTATGGAAGCACAAGCGGCCTGGCCGTTAATTAATGCGGTAAATCGCACTTGGTTCTGTGGTGCTTATTGGTTTAACGGTTTTCATGAGGACGGTGTTAAAAGCGCATTGCGTGTGGTTAAAGCCTTGGGAGTGGATCCCAAATGAATAATGCATTTGCCAGTGCTATATACGCAGGCACAGTGAGACACAGGCGTTTTTCGCCCAAATCGCATCAATTCGAATATCAGGTTTTTATGATGTATTTGGATACTCGCGAAATTGAACACATATTTTCGTTGAGTCCGTTTTGGTCTTTAACACATTTCGCTCCTGCACAATTTAGACGCAGTGACTTTCATATCGATAGAACCTCGACAAACACAGATACACCCAAAAAGCTTCCGAGTGTGGATGAATCTGTACGCCGCAGTGTTTACAACGAGTGCGGTATTCGGCTTAACGGGCCTATTCGAATGTTGGTGAACTTGCGTTACTGGGGATTTAATATGAATCCCATCAGCACCTATTATTGTTTTGATGACGCAGGTGAAAACCTTGTTGCAATCCTGGCGGAAGTCCATAACACGCCGTGGAATGAACGCCACTTTTACGTATTAACCTGTGGCCAAAGTGCTAGCAAGCAATCATTCCAATTTAAAAAGCAATTCCATGTATCGCCTTTTAATCCCATACAAATGGATTATCACTGGTATTCAACCACTCCAGAGAAAAACCTCGCACTGCATTTGGAAAACTGGCAGGGAGAGAACAAAGTAATGGATGCAACCATGACTTTAGTTCGTGAAGAAATTACCGCAACATCACTAAATAAAATATTGATCCGTTTTCCGTGGATGACCGTAAAAGTGATTAGTGCAATCTACTGGCAAGCACTAAAGCTCTGGTGGAAAGGTGTGCCCATTTTTAATCACCCCACCTTGAGCGAATCAACATCAAATATAAAAACATCTAACCAGATCCATAAGGAAACCACACATGAAATCGATCAGCCTTATTGATAAAAAATCATCAGCGCAGGCAACACGGCATTGGTTAGATATTTTTGCACGTAAGATTCTTTTACAACTTTTGCAAAAAATAGAGAACGGCCACCTGACTTTGGAAGATAAAGGTGAGATTTACAGCTTCGGTGAAGCGCAAGAATCTGCAACATTGATTGCACATATTTCAGTAACTCACCCTGCTTTTTATCGTCAGGTTGTATTTGGTGGCAGCATTGGAGCTGGCGAAGCCTACATGTTTAAGAATTGGTGGTCACCCGATCTAGTGCAAGTAATTCGGTTAATGGCGATCAATATGCCCGTTTTACAGCAGTTAGATTCGAAATGGAGCGCGGCTTTTAACATTGCCTGTCGAATTGCACATCGCTTGCGCCCTAATACTATTGCAAAAGCCCGTGAAAATATTTCCGCCCACTATGATTTAGGAAACGATTTTTTCAGATTATTTCTTGATAGCACCATGCTTTACTCTGCGGCGATTTACCCCAGTGAAAGTTCCACCTTGGAAGAAGCCTCATTAAATAAGATGGCACATATTTGTAAACGCTTGCGGTTGAATGCACATGATCATTTGCTGGAAATAGGTGCTGGGTGGGGTGGCATGGCAATTTTTGCTGCAAAGACGACTGGCTGTCGTGTCACCAGCGTGACTATTTCAAAAGAACAATTTATCTATGCTACTGAGTGGGTAAAGCGTGAAGGACTAGAAAAACAAGTAACCGTTTTATTACAAGATTACCGCCTAATTGAAGGCACTTTCGACAAATTGGTTTCTATAGAAATGATTGAAGCTGTAGGTCACGAATTTTACGGTGAATATTTTTCCAAATGTTCCAGCTTGCTAAAACCTGACGGACTCATGCTGATTCAGGCAATCACCATTCAAGACCAACGTTTTGAATACGCACGCAAAAATACTGATTTTATCCAGCAATATATTTTCCCCGGCGGCTGCTTACCATCCAATACCGTGGTAGCAAACCATATTACCGAAGACACTGACATGCAAATTGTAGGGTTGGAGGATATAACGCAGGATTATGCCCGTACACTCGCAGATTGGCGCAAAGCATTTTCGCAAAATCTTGATGCTGTTAAAGCGCAAGGTTTTGATGAGGTATTTATGCGCATGTGGGATTTTTATTTATGCTACTGCGAAGGAGGCTTTACAGAACGGGCTATTAGCACAGCGCAATATGTGTTTGCAAAACCGCTGGCGCGAGCATTACCAAGGGTAAATTAACCGTGAGCCTAACCAGCAAACTTATTTACGCAACAGCGTTCCAAGTGGGCTGGTTTATCTGCATATTAACAGCGAGTTGGGTTAGCTTGGGCTATTCGCTGATCTTTTTGACGCTCTACTTAGGACATCTAAAACGTACGGCAAAATATTTTTCATTAAAAAAAGAAATCTTATGGATAGGATTAGTCTTTACCTGTGGTTTCATACTGGAAACAATTTCTTTTTCTGCAGGGTTCCTCTACACATCCCTACCCGTAAATTTATTTGAGCACATCAAACTGCCACCGCTTTGGTTAATGAATTTATGGGTTTTATTCGCAATTGCCTTGCGCACATGCCTTTCGTTTGTATTTTCTAAACCTCAAATAACTTATTTAATCGCTAGCTTAGCCATTCCCCTGAACTATTACCTAGGGGCAAAGCTCAATGGGGATGTAACGATCAACAATCCACAGGGACTCAGCCTGGCTTTAATAGCTCTGCTGTGGATTGTTTTATTGTGGGTATTATTTCAACTAAAACGTTTTTACTTTGAGGATATTTTCAATGCTGGCTAGTTTGATATTGGCAGCTACGCTCTGGCCCGCCTCAGTAACTCAGCAATGTAAACCTTCAGAGAGCAGTATTGTAGTTGGTATTGCAACATCTCAATCCGGGCAGTTTCTTTATTGCGAGCAGATGGAACGCCTGTCCGAACATCAACTTCTTGTTAATTATTCTTATAATTTCAAAATTTTTGCGGAAAAGAAAATTGATTACGGCGAAAACCCCGCAACGCCTGCGGTAGAGCAAAGAGATTTCCGCTCAGGAGAGTTGCGCAAGGCAAATATCAATCAGCAAATCCTTAATTTGCAATATCAAGCAAATACTCATAAAAAAATTGAGCGCGCTGATATTCCTCTGGAGCAAGTTGATGTCATAGATGCAGGCTTTGACTATTTTATTCGCCAACATTGGGACGAGTTACAAGCAGGGAAAGTATTATCTGTTAATTTTGCGTCAATGCCGCATCTTAAAGTGTTGCCACTTCGCATCCGCAAGCAAGCACCAGCAAAATGTGCTGAAAAAGCAGCGCCAGCTAGTGAGTCTAATTGTTATTGGGTAGAAGTTGATAACGCCGTGTTACGCCTGGTGCTGGGGAATATCAAATTAACCTATGATCAACAGCGCCGTTTAACGACTTTCAAAGGTGTTGTTAATCTAGAGGACAACAATGAGTCCACGCAAACAGCCAATATCAGTTACTACTATCACAGCGATTACGCAGAAAAATAAATAATGTTGCAAAAAAAAGCCCACCAAAAGGTGGGCTTTTTCATTTCAATCTGAATTAGATCTTTGCTCTTCTTCTCACTAAACCTAAACCAATCAAACCAATCGCAAACAAAGCAAAAGTATTTGATTCAGGTAAGCTCACATGAGCATTAACTTTAACGTCATCCAGCAAGT encodes the following:
- a CDS encoding sigma-70 family RNA polymerase sigma factor, whose amino-acid sequence is MISIPHSGSSPGGPARQRDDTWSKTLERVGQARDEQAFAELFAHFAPLIKGFCLGNLNSSFPADAADEVVQEVMFKVWQKAPTYDASKAAASTWIYTVMRNCRIDLMRRNQRVPIDREVIDIDDIWDEADDDQAFVYLQQSSNEALIDKSFIQLPPEQRQVLTQVYMQGKTHQQIADETGLPLGTVKSRVRIGLKKMQTLILDAEKTAEKNKGAWQ
- a CDS encoding DUF2878 domain-containing protein gives rise to the protein MSLTSKLIYATAFQVGWFICILTASWVSLGYSLIFLTLYLGHLKRTAKYFSLKKEILWIGLVFTCGFILETISFSAGFLYTSLPVNLFEHIKLPPLWLMNLWVLFAIALRTCLSFVFSKPQITYLIASLAIPLNYYLGAKLNGDVTINNPQGLSLALIALLWIVLLWVLFQLKRFYFEDIFNAG
- a CDS encoding ChrR family anti-sigma-E factor, producing the protein MINHHPDDNLLTEYASGSLAIALSLIVCAHLQVCPHCRKRVEHLNKLGASILTHSVAEAVQPDSFAQLMTRIRGQESGVDQHVKEVKVQQQELHSSYAHDPLFKSIPKVIAKLLPRDGKLKWERVSKGLKFARLVTGQKIYEVAFQRITSGNKVVEHDHRGLEVTMVLCGSFSDEDGVYSEGDFLVRTPGEIHRPTATQNQDCLCISVVEAPVKVTGFLGRLINPFLGFKPA
- a CDS encoding NAD(P)/FAD-dependent oxidoreductase — encoded protein: MVINFSETVRVKKIAIIGSGISGLTAAYYLNKHFDICLYEADSRLGGHTATKKVHVQGQDYLIDTGFIVFNDWTYPNFIHLMNELGVESQATDMGFSVFSPEQHFEYAGTNLATLFAQKRNLFSLKHWRMLRDIVRFNKEAVIDLDEGNLAPNESLGNYLRRKNYSDAFVERYLIPMGSAIWSATQGVMLAFPLEFFIRFFKNHGLLNITNRPQWRVIKGGSFAYIDPLTKSFKDKIKLNSPVTRAIRNKASVSIICNGESNEFDEVVFACHSDQALAILTDASDDERTLLGNIHYQKNSVVLHTDTRLLPQRKTTWSSWNYLLQRNNSLPPILTYSMNILQGIKSATEFCVTLNADDKIDPQKILGKYEYSHPVFSQEAMEAQAAWPLINAVNRTWFCGAYWFNGFHEDGVKSALRVVKALGVDPK
- a CDS encoding nuclear transport factor 2 family protein produces the protein MELQQANQSTSSLFDIAQFRQIYKKFNADTVRKLPDIYSPTIIFKDPVHQINGIAELSDYFASLCNPEMQCEFEITNEIASDNQAFFQWKMHYQHPRLKAGTPLILDGGTLIKFNTKIVYHEDFYDMGAMIYQHIPILGWAVKKINARIAGQSS
- a CDS encoding DUF1365 domain-containing protein, with the translated sequence MNNAFASAIYAGTVRHRRFSPKSHQFEYQVFMMYLDTREIEHIFSLSPFWSLTHFAPAQFRRSDFHIDRTSTNTDTPKKLPSVDESVRRSVYNECGIRLNGPIRMLVNLRYWGFNMNPISTYYCFDDAGENLVAILAEVHNTPWNERHFYVLTCGQSASKQSFQFKKQFHVSPFNPIQMDYHWYSTTPEKNLALHLENWQGENKVMDATMTLVREEITATSLNKILIRFPWMTVKVISAIYWQALKLWWKGVPIFNHPTLSESTSNIKTSNQIHKETTHEIDQPY
- a CDS encoding SAM-dependent methyltransferase, with amino-acid sequence MKSISLIDKKSSAQATRHWLDIFARKILLQLLQKIENGHLTLEDKGEIYSFGEAQESATLIAHISVTHPAFYRQVVFGGSIGAGEAYMFKNWWSPDLVQVIRLMAINMPVLQQLDSKWSAAFNIACRIAHRLRPNTIAKARENISAHYDLGNDFFRLFLDSTMLYSAAIYPSESSTLEEASLNKMAHICKRLRLNAHDHLLEIGAGWGGMAIFAAKTTGCRVTSVTISKEQFIYATEWVKREGLEKQVTVLLQDYRLIEGTFDKLVSIEMIEAVGHEFYGEYFSKCSSLLKPDGLMLIQAITIQDQRFEYARKNTDFIQQYIFPGGCLPSNTVVANHITEDTDMQIVGLEDITQDYARTLADWRKAFSQNLDAVKAQGFDEVFMRMWDFYLCYCEGGFTERAISTAQYVFAKPLARALPRVN
- a CDS encoding SDR family NAD(P)-dependent oxidoreductase yields the protein MNTITGRCIWITGASSGLGKALSLQLAEAGNFVIASARSQSALANLAALYPGKIKALPLDVGRNLNLQQAANQVREITDYLDMVICAAGICEYEDDLNFNPDIYERTIDINFLGAVRIFNIALPLLKNAQIRPQFAVVSSLSTCVGFPRAEAYGASKAALNYFMQSLRADFSKIALDLSLIRPGFISTKLVKHNDFPMPFMMSPETAAKRIIKKLGERRFAIDFPHRLSWPLQLWGHFSGVWCKWVAPKLTRLHQW